The nucleotide sequence ACGCCCCCTCTCAAAAGAAACAGAAACTGATCTGCGATTATCGGAGATACATCACTTTCCTGACCGCTTGCCAATCGGTAGCATCCATTCTCACAAAGTACAGCCCACTCGTAACCCCCTCCGGTGCCCACATAATGCGATGTTTCCCCGCACTCACCGTCCCTTGCACCAGCTCGGCAATCGTCCGCCCCTGCACATCAACAACACTAATCCGAACTTGACGTGCTTCCGGCACCGCAAACGTAACTTGCATACTCGCATTAAAGGGATTTGGATACGGTGTATCCAGCGAGAATTTTGTTGGTAGCGTCGAGGATTCCTGTTCCAAAAGCGTCGCTTCCACTACTCGGCTATGCGT is from bacterium and encodes:
- a CDS encoding T9SS type A sorting domain-containing protein encodes the protein THSRVVEATLLEQESSTLPTKFSLDTPYPNPFNASMQVTFAVPEARQVRISVVDVQGRTIAELVQGTVSAGKHRIMWAPEGVTSGLYFVRMDATDWQAVRKVMYLR